A region from the Acyrthosiphon pisum isolate AL4f chromosome A1, pea_aphid_22Mar2018_4r6ur, whole genome shotgun sequence genome encodes:
- the LOC100168571 gene encoding cuticle protein 7, which translates to MIIFAACVATTLAQYAAPAYPAHHAEAEHAYAPTPYNFEYSVNDPHTYDVHSQSESSDGNGNVKGTYSLLEADGSTRVVEYTADDHSGFNAEVKKIEGHSQGYKAPYSTPAPAYKPAYSAPAYSAPAHSAPAYSAPAHSAPAYSAPAHSAPAYSAPAHSAPAYSASAHSAPAYKPAYSAPAYSAPAHSAPAYSAPAHSAPAYKPAYSAPAYSAPAYSAPAYPAPAHSAPAYSAPAYKPAY; encoded by the coding sequence aTGATCATTTTCGCCGCCTGCGTGGCCACCACACTCGCCCAATACGCCGCCCCGGCATACCCAGCGCATCACGCTGAAGCTGAACACGCATACGCCCCAACCCCGTACAACTTCGAATACAGCGTAAACGACCCACACACTTACGACGTGCACAGCCAATCCGAATCCAGCGACGGAAACGGTAACGTCAAGGGAACTTACAGCCTTTTGGAAGCCGATGGTTCCACCCGCGTCGTCGAATACACTGCCGATGACCACAGCGGTTTCAACGCTGAAGTCAAGAAAATCGAAGGACACAGCCAAGGTTACAAGGCACCGTACAGCACACCTGCCCCAGCCTACAAGCCAGCTTACTCCGCACCCGCATACTCTGCACCCGCTCACTCTGCACCAGCATACTCTGCACCCGCTCACTCTGCCCCAGCATACTCTGCACCCGCTCACTCTGCACCAGCATACTCTGCACCCGCTCACTCTGCCCCAGCATACTCTGCATCCGCTCACTCTGCCCCAGCCTACAAGCCAGCTTACTCTGCACCAGCATACTCTGCACCCGCTCACTCTGCACCAGCATACTCTGCACCCGCTCACTCTGCCCCAGCCTACAAGCCAGCTTACTCTGCACCAGCTTACTCAGCACCGGCATACTCTGCACCAGCTTACCCAGCACCCGCACACTCTGCACCAGCTTACTCCGCTCCGGCCTACAAACCagcatactaa